tctctttcccttctctctctttctgtCCTCTCGGAGAAGTTGGGCGGGTacgaggggggggaggggacgatGAGCTGAGCAGCGCATCGGGCCTCGGGTGGGAAGGAAAAGGACTCACATGAGATAtcacggcgacgccgtcagcCGTGAGGTGAACGTCGGTCTCGATggcgtgggcgccgacgcgcgcggcggcgcgaaaGGCGGCCAGAGAGTTCTCCGGATAGGCGGCCTTGTAGCCGCGGTGGGCGATGCCCTGCGGGATGAGGCGCGTCGGgtcgcgcgacgaggcgagggcggcggtccatggcggcggcggtgaagATGATattgacgatgatgatgatgatgatgttgttgttgaggGTGCTGGGCAAGCGGGTTAGATGCGCTCATGGGGGGAACGCCCTCGCAAACTGACGCGGACGACGGACGAAGAATGTGTGCGTGGTGCGGGCATCGTATGTTTAACGTGcacgtgcgtgcgtgtgcgtgcgtgtgctTTATAGATTTAGGTGGCCATGTGTGTATATGTATTACCATAAGATGTGTCTCCcgtcgctgcggcggcggcaagcaacGACTCCTTTTCCTCTGCCATGGCTGAGCGCGGGGTGTGGAACCGGGACGAACGGGAAAAGTGCAAAGCAAGCAAAAAGAAATGCTAGATGAAAAGATTGATATGCCAGAAAAGAGCGGTCGGGCTGGCTGTTATGATGAGTGGGTTCGTGATGGGAAGAGAGCACGGACAACAAGACAGACGGGGTAcgcgggagagagagagagacggagagagaCGGAGGGCAAACTATTTAATTGGTGTTACAAAGTtactacgaagtaacttAGGTAGGGAACGTTGGGTCTGTCGGTCGGCGTCGAATCGGACGACCCTCCAGCGAATGACGACGGGGTTTTTTTGGTCTGTGGAGGTTAGTTGGTACTTTGTCTTTGCAGGTGGGTGGCAAATCGTGGTTGCCACATGGCGTGTCTGTCCAACGGCTtcggccgccatgcccatcTTGCCCACCACATCCATCCACATACATGGCTTGTTGGCTTCCTTTACTTGTTGGCTTCCTTTTACCAAATCTCAGTCCTGTTTGCCGATGAGAGTCCGTCCGATAACGCACGCATGTGCTTACAATGTAGCGGTCAAGTGTTTTCCAAGGCCGGCCCGGGAAGGAGACTGCGGCATCGGCGAGTCTTGGGAATGTACAAAGTGCATTCGGTAGGGTACATAGGAGGCCACAgcaggggggaggggaggtcGCACAATGGCATGATGGGTGTGTCCGTCCCATCATGCCAAGCGCTCGTCGGCCCAAAAAATACGGAGAGATGTTGCATGCATTTTGTTGCTTGCATTGACGCCGCACGGGGGCCAAGGGCTTTTTGCCCTGCCTATTCGACGATATATACTTGCGTGCTACACTACACGTAGAGAACAAAAACACTGTGCATAGCACATGGTGGCATTGCAAGAACAGTctcaacgacaacaacaacaacaacaacaacaacaacaaaaacaaaacaaaaaatGGCTGCCCTTGATGACAAATGTCTTCCTCGTAACCGGGCCCGGTTGTGCGCAAGAATGTTTCCCAGCAGCTGGCACAACAAGTCGTCTGTCCTGTCGTGTAAGCCAGCAGCCTTTTCTCATGCCCCCCCAAAACAGCTGCCACCTAACCCGTCGAGGTATACTTCATACTCTCTTTCGCGTCAACGTGTCGGGGACAACGCTGTCAATTATTCCTTTCCGTGCCGGTCAGCCACTGCGGTTCATGCAAGGGGGATCGCCCATGATATTGTTGCCTGCTCCGTCTACTTTGTTGCtgtgcgccgccctcgagacTGGACGCACAGCATGCATGAATGACTCGACTCCATGGAACCGTGCTTGCCCCGTCGCTTGTGCAACCGTCGCTCCGGGCCGAGATTGCAACACCCTCTTTTGggtcttatatatatatacttcgtataccTGTAccatatatatatatagacaTATACATGTACACACATACATGTATATACCCCTTGCTTATATCACTCGCAGTGCACCGCCTCGGTTCGGATGTTGTACCAGCAGGTACCCGTTCGGCACTACAACACCGCCATTATTAGCCACCGTCATCAACTGTTTTGCCCTTTTACTATtcgcgccccccctccccctccccctccccctcccccgccgatgacgacccCGGCCGCCGGGAGTGGTAGGATAGGGGGAGCAAGGAGACACGAACGCTTTGAAcatggggggagggggtcgTTATCTAGCAGTATGGACTCACGGGTTTGCTGGCCGGACAGGCTTTAAAGCCCACCTCCCACACGTTGGGGCGCGTCTCCCTCTCCCACTTGCACTTGTTGTTGCCCCTTCTGCACGTCTATCGAGAAACCTCATGTTTCAATAATGGGACTTCCCCAGGAACAAAACTTTACATGATGAAAAACAAAATAAaagaaagaaggaaaaaaGAACAGAGGAGTAAGAACATCGGCTGTCAAGCCGGAGAAGGGGCGGAGGGGGGTGGCATCAGTTCACTCACTCCAACTATTTCATCCGTGCCTGCcttctcgacgccgcccgtcgccggcaccgtgGGATCCACCTTCTTTCCTGCCCCTGCAGCAGCCGACGATGCAgacgccacggcggcgccagcagacGCAAAAATACAAAGCACGACCTCGGCGGACCTCATTGtgcacgcgcagcagcaaaaggAGACACCCCTGCTAAAAAATAGAAAAAAGCAGGTAGATGTAtgtaaaaaaaaaaaagtcgaGTCTATAAAGGGGGGGCccaaaaaaagaagaagaatcGACAAAGATGCGACTAATGGCAACGTCCGATGAACCAACCGCGATGCTCtcgaggaagggggggatgTGCTCTTATCTGCCTGCATGATGTAGTCCCGCGATCTCGCCGACTCGGCATGCGTTGTTTATTGTCTTGTGTCCGTGAGAGTGTGTTTGTGCTTTGCGTGTTTTTTCCCACCACTTTTCTGAGCGACATCGATGCGTACGGAGCGTGCGTCGATGAGTCAAATAAACGTGCTGGATTCTATAACCAATACAAGGACGACGGGATGAGTCTGCGTTGGATGCCGTAGAGCCCGTTCCGCCCAAAGCCCTTTCCTCGGGTGTAATCATTATCAGACGTGACATCACAAATGTCCCGAAAACCACCCTGATGCGTTGTTTTCCATCGACGCCCGGTGTCCTTTCCGTGTTACATACCCTGTCGCTCAGGCTCAGGGAAAGGCAACAAACAATATACGCGCTGCAGAAGCTGGGCGGTGGGCGCACATGCTGAACGCCGGGGCCTTAACCTGGCTCCTTGCCCTACGTTCGCAGCTACCCATGATGACATTCCACGACATGTGACAGTCAGACACTGATGAAAAAGGTCGCGCACATGAAACTCAAGTTAAATCGTTAAAACGTACTCCAGTACGCAGCAAGCTATCGTTACGCGATATACAACGCTTAAACGCTACACAACATGGCCCTCATATTACGAAGCTTCCGTGCTTCTCACGCGCTCGTGATGCTCCACGCCCCTACACTCAGTCCGAGCTCCGATGGTGCTACCTCCTCTCCGGAACTTAAACTCTCATCGCTGATGCTCGGCACACTCTGCGGTATCCCTTGGTTGGCTCCTCCAAAGTCTGCAATGTTGAAATTGCTCAAGTCCCACGTATCCGGTGACCAGTCCGCATTGCCCATGTTGGGAGGGAGCGATGCCTCGTTGATGAGGCTGGAGCCTCCATATATCGCATCGTAGACGTTATTCACGCCACCATCCATAGAACCCAGCAATGCCTCCCATTCAGAGTTTGAAACTGCCGACGTCTTCCCTGTAGCGTCGCCACCGAGTAGCAGATGCTCCGCTGAGACGGACCCGGGCGTGTGCAATCGACCCAGACCCCCTCCTGGCGAAGACGGTCCCGTTCCGGATGGGGTGTTGCTTAGTGATAGATAGTCTAGGTTCGGAATGGGCCTCGAAATAGTCGCCCGGTGGCCGCTGGTGGACGCCTGCGTTAGAGGCATACCATAGTCACGATGGCTCATCGTTGCGCTGTCTGGAGAAAGACTGTCCAAAGATTGACGGGACCTGGAGCGGTAAATGTCCGAATTCGGTGTAGGAATGtgcaccatcgtcatccgCCGCATCTTTTCTTGTTGCCGTATCAAGTCGTCCTCGCTAGCAGCGCCGTGGTGCAGCTGGCCGATTGCATAGCCCGCCTTTTTGCTCGGAGCTCTTgagagcggcgacgggcgttGCGAGGGCGCAGGCATGGACCCCTTGCGAGACGAAGTGGTGGGCGACACACCCTCTTTGCCATCCACCGAGATGAGTGACCGTGCAACCCGTGCCAAGTCCGGGGCCCCCGGTGCCTTGGCCTTCGTCAAgatgtcgatgacggcgttgacCAAGCGCTCGGAGTCGCGCATCATCTTGCTGTCAGGCTTGAGATCCGCTACCTGATAAAGCAGCGTTGTTCCGCAAACCGCCAATAGATCGAACTTGTTCAAGCAAAACGAGAAGCTCATGCTCCTCTCTTCCAGGAGTTGGACGATTTGAACAATGTGCTTGCTGGAGTCGGCAACTGAAagcagggcgggcgcggcttTGGGCCCAAGGTTAGACCCCACGGCCGGACGGTATATGAGCGTGCGAATGAAGTAGTAAGAAAGAGCCTAAGTTTTGTCAGTTACTCAACGCCATGCACGGGTTCGTGCCATTGTTGAATGCGGACTCACAAGCAGCGGCGACCGGCTTCCAGTCACGTCGGTGGATGGCTTATCTTGCACAAAATTAAGCCGCAGATGTGTCGGCAGGTCGGCATGCCAGGCATCGAGGTCCGCCTCGAAAACACCCAGCTGCTGCAAGGAGAGCTCGTGGTTGGTCGTCGCAGGATAGACCTTCTCCAGGACGCGGGACAGGATGCGAGCGGCGCggaagagagcgagagcgcTGGAGAGACGAGTGTACTCTCCAGGAAGCGTGGGTTGAAAGCCCTTTTCAGTAATGTACTCGTCATCCGTGTCTGACGGGTATTCGGCCTGAACATCCTCCTCTTTGAAAAGCTTAGGCAGTCCCAAAGTCGCAGAAGTAAAGCTGAAACTATTAGCCGGGGCTGCGAACGCATAGTCACATGTCATCTTACCAGTCAAGTGTGTACAGCGTCCAAAAcaccttcttcctcgtctccaAAGTTAGCGCGCCAAAAGAGAACCGTTTCTGGCTCTGGTGCAACCCGAGGCGGTGAGACAGGCCGACCGCAACAGATTTGTAATGCTGCAGTCGCTTGTTGTCCGCTCGCATGGCGCAGTACAACAGGGCCAGGATGAAACACTGCAACGTGCTCATAGTGGTCTCGTACTGTAACGAATCGAGTGCCTTTGTCCATTGCTTCTCACAGGCAGCAAGTTGCTGATAGTCTGGAGACTCGGACGAGAGACCGGCGATACTAAAGACGAGGTAGAGCTGTGCTAGCTTGTTTTTACATCTGACCTTCTCGGGGTCGGCCACGAATTCCTCGTAGATGCGAAGGAAAGTCGGCTTATGCAGAACCGGGAAGAGCGGCGCCCACTCTTGGAAGAAGACGTTGACGCAACGGTCAGAGAAGAGACGGGGCGGCACCTTGCCAGCTTGTGCCACTTCCTCTGTTGTCAACGGCGGGCAACCCTGGACATGCAGGAATGCCTCTGGGTTGAAGTCGTTGCAAGGTCTGCCTGTCTCCTGGAGCTTTCGCTTAAACGATGCTGAAGGCAAGTCAGTCTTCTGTCAAGTATGCGTCTGTTCACTGTTGAGATCACGTACTGATCAGGGCTCGGCCACTGGACGCGCCCATGAAGTAAGAATCAGAGTTCTCGACACCCAAGAGGAGCGGAGTCTCGTGCATGCGGAATGTGTCCTCCTTGGGGGATTGTGACTCTTTGGACGACTCCGGGGACGACACAGAGTTGGAGACGGATgtgatggatgggcggcgatggtggctgCTGTGCATGGCAGAGAGCATATCGATTTTCTCGTCCTTTTCGTCGAGCAAGTCTTTGAGCTCGCGAACCTCGCACTCCAACTGGCGCACACGCTCTTCGAGAGACTCGGTGTAGCCACGCGGAAAGGCTCTTCTGCTCAGTTTGTCGCTCGTCCGGCACTCGAAGCCGACGTTGGCGCACTGCGAGCAGGTTGGGCGCACGCCATCGCAGCGTATCTTCTTGCTACGGCACCGATCGCAGGCCTGGGCGATGCGGCTCTGGGCGCTGGTGCCCACCTTGATGACTTTCATAGGAAGGATACCCGGCATAGTGGCGGGTTGATCGTCGCGGGATCAGCGACGGCTGGTATCTGAGAGTAGGAGCAGAAAGCGTTGGAAAGCGTTCTCACGCGAGCGTGGTTGCGTGTTGTGCACTTCGGGGCACCGCGATATCGGTGGTTTGGACGGCGCACTGGCGGGATCACGCAAGAGCGCAAAGGGGGGCGCCTagagcggcggca
Above is a genomic segment from Purpureocillium takamizusanense chromosome 2, complete sequence containing:
- the CAT8 gene encoding DNA-binding transcription factor cat8 (COG:K~EggNog:ENOG503NWM2); the protein is MPGILPMKVIKVGTSAQSRIAQACDRCRSKKIRCDGVRPTCSQCANVGFECRTSDKLSRRAFPRGYTESLEERVRQLECEVRELKDLLDEKDEKIDMLSAMHSSHHRRPSITSVSNSVSSPESSKESQSPKEDTFRMHETPLLLGVENSDSYFMGASSGRALITSFKRKLQETGRPCNDFNPEAFLHVQGCPPLTTEEVAQAGKVPPRLFSDRCVNVFFQEWAPLFPVLHKPTFLRIYEEFVADPEKVRCKNKLAQLYLVFSIAGLSSESPDYQQLAACEKQWTKALDSLQYETTMSTLQCFILALLYCAMRADNKRLQHYKSVAVGLSHRLGLHQSQKRFSFGALTLETRKKVFWTLYTLDCFTSATLGLPKLFKEEDVQAEYPSDTDDEYITEKGFQPTLPGEYTRLSSALALFRAARILSRVLEKVYPATTNHELSLQQLGVFEADLDAWHADLPTHLRLNFVQDKPSTDVTGSRSPLLALSYYFIRTLIYRPAVGSNLGPKAAPALLSVADSSKHIVQIVQLLEERSMSFSFCLNKFDLLAVCGTTLLYQVADLKPDSKMMRDSERLVNAVIDILTKAKAPGAPDLARVARSLISVDGKEGVSPTTSSRKGSMPAPSQRPSPLSRAPSKKAGYAIGQLHHGAASEDDLIRQQEKMRRMTMVHIPTPNSDIYRSRSRQSLDSLSPDSATMSHRDYGMPLTQASTSGHRATISRPIPNLDYLSLSNTPSGTGPSSPGGGLGRLHTPGSVSAEHLLLGGDATGKTSAVSNSEWEALLGSMDGGVNNVYDAIYGGSSLINEASLPPNMGNADWSPDTWDLSNFNIADFGGANQGIPQSVPSISDESLSSGEEVAPSELGLSVGAWSITSA